In Streptomyces sp. SID8374, one genomic interval encodes:
- a CDS encoding LysR family transcriptional regulator, which translates to MDLELRHLRILLAIAEAGSLTRAAAALMLSQPAMTTQLRRIEASFGQPLFERSARGVVPTRVGELVIAHARSAVTSADRIRSYRLRPAAGPEPVTVGGSSGPMLGHLTLHLPAVLSNPVSFVQFATTGDAMDQVGNRSVDAACLVDLDGFGTTPGDGVVVDVIGLEPVVVILPAGHPRAGEGRIDLSDLADETWLLPPNDPGCDDYGALVDACAAAGFVPRLSPHRIGDLSILCDLVAQGVGLTLAQGSARAREGVVMRRLTGDPLLGRHLLTLHRESPLFSARPLLLGLVRDAFQARCVTSG; encoded by the coding sequence ATGGACCTGGAACTGCGGCACCTCCGCATTCTGCTGGCGATCGCCGAAGCGGGCAGCCTGACCAGGGCGGCCGCCGCCCTGATGCTCTCCCAGCCGGCCATGACCACCCAACTGCGGCGGATCGAGGCCTCGTTCGGCCAGCCGCTCTTCGAACGTTCGGCCCGTGGAGTGGTGCCCACCCGGGTCGGGGAACTCGTTATCGCGCACGCCCGGTCCGCGGTGACCAGCGCCGACCGCATCCGCAGCTACCGGCTACGGCCGGCCGCCGGTCCGGAGCCGGTGACGGTCGGCGGCAGCTCCGGACCGATGCTGGGCCATCTGACGCTCCACCTGCCCGCGGTGCTGAGCAACCCCGTGAGCTTCGTCCAGTTCGCCACCACGGGGGATGCCATGGACCAGGTCGGGAACCGGTCCGTCGACGCGGCGTGCCTGGTCGACCTGGACGGGTTCGGCACGACGCCGGGCGACGGGGTCGTGGTCGACGTCATCGGACTCGAACCCGTCGTCGTGATCCTCCCGGCCGGACACCCCCGCGCCGGAGAGGGCCGGATCGACCTCTCGGACCTCGCCGACGAGACCTGGCTCCTGCCGCCGAACGATCCGGGCTGCGACGACTACGGGGCCCTGGTCGACGCCTGCGCGGCGGCCGGATTCGTACCGCGCCTGTCACCGCACCGGATCGGCGATCTGAGCATCCTGTGCGACCTGGTCGCGCAGGGCGTCGGCCTCACCCTCGCGCAGGGGTCGGCCCGGGCGCGCGAGGGCGTGGTCATGCGAAGACTCACGGGCGACCCCCTGCTCGGGAGACATCTGCTGACCCTGCACCGCGAATCCCCCCTCTTCAGCGCGCGCCCCCTGCTGCTCGGCCTCGTCCGGGACGCCTTCCAGGCCCGCTGCGTCACGTCGGGCTGA
- a CDS encoding snapalysin family zinc-dependent metalloprotease, with translation MPHSKWFAAAGTAAAITMIMAPAAHAASAPAAPARAAAVTTLYYDATRATGWEAAVTAGVAAWNANVGNVKLAKAQPGTRAEIQIIATNGWPQATLGPVRPGGQARVELGSLAVTEGHDKTRIAAHEIGHNLGLPDTKPGPCSQLMSGSSAGTSCKNSVPNATERSRVESAYAGRAATRTPADGRVLVDAH, from the coding sequence ATGCCCCACTCCAAGTGGTTCGCGGCAGCCGGTACCGCCGCGGCCATCACCATGATCATGGCCCCGGCGGCGCACGCCGCGTCCGCACCGGCCGCACCGGCCCGCGCCGCAGCGGTGACCACCCTCTACTACGACGCCACCCGGGCCACCGGCTGGGAGGCGGCCGTCACCGCCGGTGTCGCCGCGTGGAACGCGAACGTCGGCAACGTGAAGCTGGCGAAGGCCCAGCCCGGCACCCGCGCCGAGATCCAGATCATCGCCACCAACGGCTGGCCGCAGGCCACGCTCGGCCCGGTCCGTCCGGGCGGCCAGGCCCGGGTGGAGCTCGGCAGCCTCGCGGTCACCGAAGGGCACGACAAGACCCGCATCGCCGCCCACGAGATCGGCCACAACCTGGGCCTGCCGGACACCAAGCCCGGCCCGTGCTCCCAGCTGATGTCCGGCTCCAGCGCGGGCACCAGCTGCAAGAACTCCGTCCCCAACGCGACCGAGCGGTCCCGGGTCGAGTCCGCCTACGCCGGCCGCGCCGCCACGCGCACCCCGGCCGACGGACGCGTACTGGTCGACGCGCACTGA